A stretch of Gossypium hirsutum isolate 1008001.06 chromosome A06, Gossypium_hirsutum_v2.1, whole genome shotgun sequence DNA encodes these proteins:
- the LOC107962860 gene encoding beta-fructofuranosidase, insoluble isoenzyme CWINV1: MTYLKLEVTMEKSVVLVIGFWLLLLGNGVQSHRQDKKHQSLPRDQPYRTGYHFQPPKNWMNDPNGPMYYKGVYHLFYQYNPYAAVWGNITWAHSISYDLVNWINLDIALSPGDPFDINGCWSGSTTFLSGEKPVILYTGSDTMNRQVQNLAEPKNLSDPLLREWVKSSHNPLMSPVDGIDPKNFRDPTTAWQGPDGLWRVLVGNEMDGHGRALLYRSQDFITWSQSKEPIHSSTRTGMWECPDFYPVSIDGKNGVETSSLDKFTKHVLKASFDNSDHYVLGNYTSVTDNFLVDTDFLDNDSDLRYDYGNFYASKTFFDSGKKRRILWGWILESDNTTDDVKKGWSGLQSIPRTILLSKTGKQLIQWPLEEIEKQHTIKVSFENKELKGGSVLEVSGITASQADVEVSFSLSSLKEAELMDPSWVDPKLLCSQKTASVRSNVGPFGILVLASKDLTEQTAIFFRVFRSEDNYVVLMCSDQSRSSVEEGPQKTIYGAFIDIDPLNEKISLRSLIDHSIVESFGGEGRACITARVYPKLAIDNQAYLYAFNNGTLDVNIPTLNAWSMKNAQIVSSTKRRKPNLN, translated from the exons ATGACTTACCTGAAGCTGGAGGTTACAATGGAGAAATCTGTTGTTTTGGTCATTGGCTTCTGGCTTTTGTTGTTGGGAAATGGAGTTCAATCTCATAGACAAGACAAAAAGCATCAATCTCTTCCAAGGGATCAGCCTTATAGAACTGGCTACCACTTTCAGCCTCCCAAAAACTGGATGAATG ATCCTAATG GTCCAATGTACTACAAGGGAGTTTACCATCTGTTCTATCAATATAATCCGTATGCTGCAGTGTGGGGCAACATAACGTGGGCTCACTCAATATCATATGATCTTGTCAACTGGATTAATCTTGATATTGCACTTTCTCCCGGTGATCCTTTCGATATCAATGGTTGCTGGTCAGGCTCAACCACGTTCCTTTCCGGGGAGAAACCTGTCATTTTATACACTGGAAGTGATACCATGAATCGTCAAGTTCAGAACTTGGCTGAGCCAAAGAACCTATCTGATCCTCTGCTAAGGGAATGGGTAAAATCATCTCATAATCCTCTAATGTCCCCTGTTGATGGTATTGACCCAAAGAACTTTAGGGATCCAACAACTGCTTGGCAAGGCCCTGATGGATTATGGAGAGTCTTAGTTGGAAACGAGATGGATGGCCATGGAAGGGCACTGCTCTATCGAAGTCAAGATTTCATTACATGGTCCCAGAGCAAAGAACCTATTCACTCATCCACAAGGACTGGCATGTGGGAATGTCCTGATTTCTATCCAGTTTCCATTGATGGAAAAAATGGAGTTGAAACCTCTTCACTTGACAAATTCACAAAACATGTTCTCAAGGCAAGCTTCGACAACAGCGATCACTATGTACTAGGAAACTATACCTCCGTGACAGATAACTTTTTGGTTGACACTGATTTTTTGGACAACGATTCAGATTTACGATATGATTATGGTAACTTTTATGCTTCAAAGACATTTTTCGACAGTGGCAAGAAGAGAAGGATTTTATGGGGATGGATATTAGAGTCCGATAATACAACAGATGACGTCAAGAAAGGTTGGTCTGGTCTTCAG TCGATTCCTCGAACCATTCTCCTTAGTAAAACTGGTAAGCAATTGATTCAATGGCCACTGGAAGAGATTGAGAAGCAGCATACCATAAAAGTCAGCTTCGAGAACAAGGAACTTAAGGGTGGATCTGTACTTGAAGTCTCAGGCATTACAGCTTCACAG GCCGATGTCGAAGTTTCCTTCAGTTTGTCCAGCTTAAAGGAGGCTGAATTAATGGATCCAAGTTGGGTTGATCCAAAACTGCTCTGTAGTCAAAAGACAGCATCAGTTCGAAGCAATGTTGGACCATTTGGAATACTGGTTTTAGCTTCGAAAGACTTGACAGAGCAAACCGCAATCTTCTTTCGCGTTTTTAGAAGTGAGGACAACTATGTAGTGCTCATGTGCAGTGATCAGAGCAGGTCATCAGTAGAGGAAGGACCCCAAAAGACCATTTATGGAGCTTTCATTGACATAGACCCTCTCAATGAAAAGATTTCACTGAGAAGTCTT ATAGATCATTCTATTGTGGAGAGCTTTGGTGGGGAAGGAAGAGCTTGCATCACTGCCAGAGTTTATCCCAAGCTAGCCATTGATAACCAGGCCTACCTAtatgcattcaacaatggcacatTAGATGTCAATATTCCAACCCTCAATGCTTGGAGTATGAAGAACGCTCAAATAGTCTCTTCCACAAAAAGAAGAAAGCCAAATCTCAACTAA